One region of Pagrus major chromosome 7, Pma_NU_1.0 genomic DNA includes:
- the irx7 gene encoding iroquois homeobox 7 encodes MPASQTGFGSYFLERNISMPTGYQIPVLGCSPAVQQQQQAQQLAAMAAGVPITYSGLQGYNFIPYTHHRPITHMSSGFDLKAASPYHHALLARGGAFYPPYRPGAAEDPGRVAKVATRESTGALKAWLNEHLKNPYPTKGEKIMLAIITKMSLTQVSTWFANARRRLKKENRVSWACKGKSDEEDEEQEGESDDEDVSLQKCHLDEAQTERADEQVESALDGAAPVDARLEMQPSGEREDRELALVKKVEKSDSDDAPSALESKENISSQKPKIWSLAETATSETVKKPLDSIYHPAGKLWAEWASRNGLFVPSCYTTQHEIV; translated from the exons ATGCCCGCATCGCAAACTGGATTTGGCAGCTACTTCTTGGAGAGGAACATCAGCATGCCGACTGGATATCAGATCCCGGTGCTGGGATGCTCGCCggctgtgcagcagcagcagcaggctcagCAGCTGGCAGCGATGGCGGCTGGGGTTCCCATCACATACTCAGGACTACAAGGATACAACTTTATCCCATATACGCACCACAGGCCCATCACACACATG aGCAGCGGTTTCGACTTGAAGGCCGCCTCCCCCTACCATCACGCGCTCCTGGCTCGTGGAGGAGCTTTCTACCCGCCCTACCGTCCGGGAGCCGCCGAGGACCCCGGCAGGGTCGCCAAGGTGGCCACCCGAGAGAGCACCGGGGCGCTGAAGGCCTGGCTGAACGAGCACCTGAAGAACCCGTATCCGACCAAGGGCGAGAAAATCATGCTCGCCATCATCACTAAAATGAGCCTCACGCAGGTCTCCACCTGGTTCGCCAACGCGAGGCGACGCCTGAAGAAGGAGAACAGGGTGAGCTGGGCGTGTAAGGGGAAATCagacgaggaggatgaggagcaggagggagagagcgacGACGAAGACGTCTCTCTGCAGAAATGTCACTTGGACGAGGCTCAAACTGAGCGCGCAGACGAGCAGGTGGAGAGCGCGTTGGATGGCGCGGCACCTGTGGACGCGCGTTTGGAGATGCAGCCGAGCGGCGAGCGTGAAGACAGAGAACTTGCACTTGTCAAGAAAGTTGAAAAGAGTGACTCTGACGACGCGCCGTCCGCTTTggaaagtaaagaaaacattAGCAGCCAGAAACCCAAAATCTGGTCTTTGGCTGAGACCGCCACCTCAGAGACTGTGAAGAAACCTCTGGACAGTATTTACCACCCGGCCGGGAAACTGTGGGCCGAGTGGGCTTCAAGAAACGGACTGTTTGTTCCCTCATGTTACACCACGCAGCATGAAATCGTCTGA